In the genome of Photobacterium sp. TLY01, one region contains:
- the tatD gene encoding 3'-5' ssDNA/RNA exonuclease TatD, protein MIDIGVNLTNSRFDKDREAVIARAQQAGVKALILSGTSEEESRQALAMAHQWPGYCFSTAGVHPHDAKSVSDFSLPAIRELASDPAVVAIGECGLDFNRDFSPRPQQEAVFEAQLALAAALQKPVFMHCRDAHERFLAILKPWRDKLPAAVLHCFTGSEQELKDCLALDLYIGITGWICDDRRGTELRDIVRHIPDDRLMIETDCPYLLPRDLRPKPKSSRNEPAYLPHIAQAVATCRQQSPADLRAAVSATSRAFFQIEPA, encoded by the coding sequence ATGATCGATATTGGCGTTAACCTGACCAACAGCCGCTTTGATAAAGACAGGGAAGCGGTTATCGCCCGTGCGCAGCAGGCCGGGGTTAAAGCCCTGATCCTGAGCGGCACCAGTGAGGAGGAGAGCCGGCAGGCGCTGGCAATGGCGCATCAGTGGCCAGGCTACTGTTTCAGTACCGCGGGCGTGCACCCGCACGATGCCAAATCGGTGTCGGACTTTTCTCTCCCCGCGATTCGCGAGCTGGCGAGCGATCCGGCAGTGGTCGCGATTGGCGAATGCGGTCTGGATTTCAACCGTGATTTTTCGCCCCGTCCGCAGCAGGAAGCTGTTTTTGAAGCGCAGCTGGCACTGGCAGCCGCACTGCAAAAACCTGTGTTTATGCACTGCCGGGATGCCCATGAGCGCTTTCTGGCAATCCTCAAACCCTGGCGCGATAAACTGCCGGCGGCGGTATTGCATTGTTTTACCGGCAGCGAGCAGGAACTGAAAGACTGTCTGGCGCTGGATCTGTATATTGGCATCACAGGGTGGATCTGCGACGATCGCCGGGGCACCGAACTGCGTGATATCGTGCGGCATATTCCGGACGACCGACTGATGATAGAAACAGACTGCCCGTATCTGCTGCCGCGCGATCTGCGGCCCAAACCCAAGTCCAGCCGCAATGAGCCGGCGTATCTGCCCCATATTGCACAAGCAGTGGCAACATGCCGGCAACAGTCGCCCGCCGATCTGAGGGCCGCAGTATCGGCGACCAGCCGGGCATTTTTTCAGATCGAGCCAGCGTAA
- the tatC gene encoding Sec-independent protein translocase subunit TatC: MSSVEDTQPLFSHLLELRNRLLRSILSVLVVFLCLVWFANDIYSLLAAPLVERLPEGTSMIATDVASPFFTPIKLTLVASVFLAVPLILYQIWAFVAPGLYKHERRLVMPLLFSSSLLFYCGVAFAYFVVFPLVFGFFTSIAPEGVQVATDIASYLDFVLALFLAFGIAFEIPVAIILLCWTGATDPQSLRQKRPYIIVAAFVVGMLLTPPDIISQTLLAIPMCLLFEVGLFFSRFYIRANEQAPSEED; this comes from the coding sequence ATGTCGAGTGTGGAAGATACCCAGCCCTTGTTCAGCCATCTGCTGGAACTGCGTAACCGGCTGCTCCGTTCTATCCTGAGTGTCCTGGTGGTGTTTCTTTGCCTGGTGTGGTTTGCCAACGACATTTACAGTCTGCTGGCCGCTCCGCTGGTGGAGAGACTGCCGGAAGGCACCAGTATGATTGCCACGGATGTGGCCTCGCCTTTCTTTACGCCGATTAAACTGACGCTGGTCGCTTCGGTGTTTCTGGCGGTACCGCTGATCCTGTATCAAATCTGGGCCTTTGTTGCGCCCGGGTTATACAAGCACGAACGCCGGCTGGTCATGCCGCTGCTGTTTTCCAGCTCGCTGCTGTTCTATTGCGGTGTGGCTTTTGCGTATTTTGTGGTGTTCCCGTTGGTGTTCGGCTTCTTTACCAGTATTGCCCCGGAAGGGGTGCAGGTAGCGACTGATATCGCCAGTTATCTGGACTTTGTCCTGGCGCTGTTCCTGGCATTTGGGATTGCCTTTGAAATTCCGGTGGCCATTATCCTGCTGTGCTGGACCGGCGCGACCGATCCGCAGAGCCTGCGCCAGAAGCGGCCCTACATCATCGTCGCGGCGTTTGTCGTGGGTATGTTGCTGACGCCGCCGGATATCATTTCCCAGACACTGCTGGCGATTCCCATGTGTCTGCTGTTTGAGGTCGGCTTGTTCTTCTCGCGCTTCTATATTCGCGCCAATGAGCAGGCGCCGTCCGAAGAAGATTAA
- the asnC gene encoding transcriptional regulator AsnC — MTPLPRLDDLDRDILNALMHDARIPYAEMAKRFNVSPATVHVRVEKMRAANIITGTEVIINPKLLGYDVCCFIGINLNAARDYHSALAKLNELDEVVEAYYTTGAYNIFVKLMCRSIEELQYVLIDKLQAIDEVQSTETLISLQNPINRNVKP, encoded by the coding sequence ATGACCCCGCTCCCTCGTCTTGATGATTTAGACCGAGATATTCTGAATGCCCTGATGCACGATGCCCGGATCCCGTATGCAGAAATGGCCAAACGCTTCAATGTCAGTCCGGCCACCGTCCATGTCCGTGTCGAAAAAATGCGCGCCGCCAACATCATTACTGGAACTGAGGTGATTATCAACCCTAAGCTTCTGGGATATGACGTCTGTTGCTTTATCGGGATTAATTTGAATGCGGCCAGAGACTATCACTCCGCGCTGGCAAAACTCAATGAACTCGACGAAGTGGTTGAAGCCTATTACACCACAGGGGCATACAACATATTCGTCAAGCTGATGTGCCGCTCGATTGAAGAGCTGCAGTATGTGCTGATCGACAAACTTCAGGCCATTGACGAGGTGCAATCAACCGAAACCCTGATCTCACTGCAAAACCCGATCAATCGCAATGTGAAACCCTGA
- the tatA gene encoding Sec-independent protein translocase subunit TatA — protein MGGISIWQLLIVALIIVLLFGTKKLRSMGGDLGSAVKGFKKALSDDDEAKNKADADFEQKSLADKKEAAEPQKTPKDKEQV, from the coding sequence ATGGGTGGAATCAGTATCTGGCAACTCCTAATCGTTGCCCTGATCATCGTCTTATTATTCGGCACCAAAAAGTTACGCTCCATGGGCGGTGACTTAGGGTCGGCGGTGAAAGGCTTTAAAAAAGCCCTGAGTGACGACGACGAAGCGAAGAATAAGGCCGATGCCGATTTTGAGCAGAAGTCGCTGGCGGATAAAAAAGAGGCCGCTGAGCCACAGAAAACCCCGAAAGATAAAGAGCAGGTTTAA
- a CDS encoding heme biosynthesis protein HemY — protein MIKLLLLVAALIAGIVVGPMLAGNQGYVLISAANQTLEMSLTTLILLVILLFGAFFLLEHLLKWLLSLSSVTRGWFSGRKTRKARELTSSGLVKVLEGDWKQAEKLVVKSANHSDTPLLNYLAAAEAAQGQGQLHQRDEYLRLAAEQDSDSLAVALTRARLQCQQHQYEEAVATLQEMKSSHPRNPLLLDLLKQCYVQLEDWPALLGLITPLKKYGNLSDEQLDQLEEQAECGLMAQISQHSGSDGLMGHWNSLSRKAKQNPELVACFVREMCARNADSEGYTILREALRKKIDSRLISLMPTLKLTDYHPAIVTLQDLLKYDSNNAATHSALGQLYLRDGKPKEARTHLERAIELHPTVADYGYLVEVLEALNDKAAAARLSKEGLTLALPAKI, from the coding sequence ATGATTAAACTTCTCCTGCTGGTCGCCGCGCTGATCGCCGGCATCGTTGTCGGCCCGATGCTGGCCGGCAACCAGGGCTATGTGCTGATCTCCGCCGCCAACCAAACCCTGGAAATGAGCCTGACCACACTGATCTTGCTGGTGATCCTGCTTTTCGGTGCTTTTTTTCTGCTGGAGCATCTGCTCAAGTGGCTGCTGTCCCTGAGCAGTGTCACCCGCGGCTGGTTCTCTGGTCGCAAGACCCGCAAAGCACGTGAGCTGACCTCCAGCGGTCTGGTCAAGGTCCTGGAAGGGGACTGGAAACAAGCGGAAAAGCTGGTCGTCAAATCGGCCAATCACAGCGACACCCCGCTCCTGAACTATCTTGCCGCCGCGGAAGCCGCACAGGGACAGGGCCAACTGCATCAGCGTGACGAATATCTGCGCCTGGCCGCCGAACAGGACAGCGACAGCCTGGCAGTGGCACTGACCCGGGCCAGACTGCAGTGCCAGCAGCATCAATATGAAGAAGCGGTCGCCACGCTGCAGGAGATGAAAAGCAGCCATCCGCGTAATCCGCTGTTACTGGACCTGCTGAAACAATGCTATGTCCAGCTGGAAGACTGGCCAGCCCTGCTGGGTCTGATTACGCCGCTGAAAAAGTACGGCAACCTCAGCGATGAGCAATTGGATCAATTAGAAGAACAGGCCGAATGCGGCTTAATGGCACAGATCAGCCAGCACAGCGGCAGCGATGGCCTGATGGGACACTGGAACAGCCTGAGCCGTAAAGCCAAGCAGAATCCTGAGCTGGTTGCCTGCTTCGTGCGGGAGATGTGCGCTCGCAACGCCGACAGCGAAGGCTACACCATACTGCGTGAAGCCCTGCGTAAGAAGATCGACTCTCGTCTGATCAGCCTGATGCCAACCCTGAAACTGACCGATTATCACCCCGCCATTGTGACCCTGCAGGATTTGCTGAAATACGACAGTAATAATGCCGCCACCCATAGTGCGCTGGGGCAATTGTATCTGCGTGACGGCAAGCCCAAGGAAGCCCGTACCCACCTTGAGCGGGCGATTGAACTGCACCCGACAGTCGCCGATTACGGTTATCTGGTCGAGGTACTGGAAGCTCTGAACGATAAAGCCGCTGCCGCCCGCTTATCGAAAGAAGGATTAACCCTGGCCCTGCCGGCCAAAATCTGA
- the hemB gene encoding porphobilinogen synthase produces the protein MSVSIQGAFPARRMRRVRKQDFSRRLTAEHQISVNDLIYPMFILLGKNRREPVDSMPGVERLSIDLMLLEAEYLSKLGVPAIALFPVVSQDFKSVCAAEAYNPEGLVQRAVRLLKEHVPQMGVITDVALDPFTTHGQDGIIDDNGYVINDETTEVLVKQALSHAEAGADIVAPSDMMDGRIGAIREALEEAGYIHTQIMAYSAKYASNYYGPFRDAVGSASNLKGGDKKTYQMDPANTDEALHEVAMDVQEGADMVMVKPGMPYLDVVRRVKTELQVPTFAYQVSGEYAMHMAAIQNGWLKEKETVLESLLCFKRAGADGILTYFAKSVAEWLAAEAAERQASVADRK, from the coding sequence GTGTCTGTATCGATTCAGGGGGCATTTCCGGCCCGTCGTATGCGCCGTGTGCGCAAGCAAGATTTCAGCCGCCGACTGACGGCAGAACATCAGATTTCAGTGAACGACCTGATCTATCCCATGTTTATCCTGCTGGGGAAAAACCGCCGGGAACCGGTGGACTCCATGCCGGGAGTGGAACGTCTGTCGATTGATCTGATGCTGCTGGAAGCGGAATACCTGTCCAAGCTGGGTGTACCGGCCATTGCCTTGTTCCCTGTGGTGTCGCAGGACTTCAAGAGTGTTTGCGCTGCCGAAGCCTATAACCCTGAAGGTCTGGTACAGCGCGCGGTGCGTCTGCTCAAAGAGCATGTGCCGCAAATGGGCGTGATCACGGATGTGGCACTGGACCCGTTCACTACCCACGGTCAGGACGGCATTATTGATGACAATGGTTATGTGATCAACGATGAAACGACGGAAGTCCTGGTCAAGCAGGCCTTGTCGCATGCAGAAGCCGGTGCCGATATCGTGGCGCCATCTGACATGATGGATGGCCGCATCGGTGCCATCCGTGAAGCGTTAGAAGAAGCCGGCTATATCCATACCCAGATCATGGCGTATTCGGCCAAATATGCGTCGAACTATTACGGCCCGTTCCGTGATGCGGTCGGCTCGGCCAGCAACCTCAAAGGCGGCGATAAGAAAACCTATCAGATGGATCCGGCCAACACAGACGAAGCCCTGCACGAAGTGGCGATGGATGTGCAGGAAGGAGCCGACATGGTGATGGTGAAACCTGGGATGCCGTACCTGGATGTGGTGCGCCGGGTGAAGACTGAGCTGCAGGTGCCGACCTTTGCCTATCAGGTGTCGGGGGAGTATGCCATGCATATGGCGGCAATCCAGAATGGCTGGCTGAAAGAAAAAGAAACCGTGCTGGAATCGTTGCTGTGCTTCAAGCGGGCTGGTGCCGACGGGATTCTGACTTACTTTGCCAAATCCGTGGCCGAATGGCTGGCGGCGGAAGCCGCAGAACGTCAGGCCAGTGTGGCCGACAGAAAGTAA
- a CDS encoding bifunctional diguanylate cyclase/phosphodiesterase: MRLVFLLLALLLPRLALAEANVLVIHSYHQGMQWTDAQQAGLEAVVRSEPVHLQVDYMDSKRYQSPWYLDQLVDLYRAKLSSEKFDAILVTDDNALWLVNQLPDEIGPTPVLMSGINTYKPAKHANLSRIGGVLEANDVAANMTLIQTVQPEVRQYYFITDHTTTGRELWQDAQTYLSQHPELDYTYLSPQSFADLFEAVSQLPPHSAIVFLSYFVDGHGVYMPSRELMQTLTRSANAPVYVSYRFLLEGGALGGVVSRGYDQGMILGQLLKQVLHDPNTEYPLFLNSPRQVMFNYPALQRWKIPVDQEQVLLVNRPLSWFDKYAGQVRLFSLVLAVMLSVILLLIVIIRRLRRSERKLTLSRTLFEGVFDQSFQFIAILHPSGQLQSANLALQDLLGRSVIKYDRPFWDWGCWERASTEQLKQSFVSATRSQLVRFETGINSSEDGTRILDISIKPLPQTEGVEGQLLLEARDVTSRHHMEEKLREREISYRLLYEQQPVILLAINQHGRIQSVNQFATELLGYSKREMLGHKVTDFYLDAEDIPQHFISAHQGKDEQNVWRRQLRYTSASGKAVWIRETIRSSLSQHQLLLVGEDITSTRELEAKLEYQANHDYLTSLFNRSYFERQLDVSLSEARDKGARHAMLYLDLDQFKVINDTAGHEAGDEALKQVAWLLRGIMPHKATLARLGGDEFAIILSHCEVEGALRLGAEILHLLEESEFYWQNTRFSLSASIGIRLIDHTAGSPQQVHAQADTACYAAKDEGRNRLHLYRPDDEELQRREREMAYVNHIRRALDEQRFELYAQAIAPLATPSAGHHYEILIRMRSSDGAMIPPGLFMPAAERYNLAHLIDRYVVNAVLLWLEAHPEAVTPLKLCSVNLSGQSMGNPDFVDFLLSRIGQSSVPASKLCLEITETAAIGNMSEAIELFTQLKSLGCLISLDDFGAGLSSFGYLKRLPVDLIKIDGMFVRDIADDEVDFAMVKAINELAKKMGKQTVAEFVENDAILRRLEQLGVDYAQGYQFGKPMPLARLVERLNQAPVTATVL; the protein is encoded by the coding sequence ATGCGCTTAGTTTTCTTGCTCCTGGCACTTCTTCTCCCCAGACTGGCGCTGGCTGAAGCGAATGTGCTGGTGATTCATTCCTATCATCAGGGGATGCAATGGACGGATGCACAGCAAGCAGGGCTGGAAGCCGTCGTGCGTTCAGAGCCGGTACACCTTCAGGTCGACTACATGGACAGCAAACGGTACCAGTCCCCCTGGTATCTGGATCAGCTGGTGGATTTGTACCGGGCCAAACTCAGCAGTGAAAAGTTTGATGCCATCCTGGTCACCGATGATAACGCCCTGTGGCTGGTCAATCAGTTGCCGGATGAAATCGGCCCGACGCCTGTGCTGATGTCGGGTATTAATACCTACAAGCCCGCCAAGCATGCCAATCTGAGCCGTATCGGCGGGGTACTGGAAGCGAATGATGTTGCCGCAAACATGACCTTAATTCAGACCGTGCAGCCTGAGGTCCGGCAGTATTACTTTATTACCGATCACACTACAACCGGCCGTGAGCTCTGGCAGGATGCCCAGACCTACCTCAGCCAGCATCCGGAACTGGATTACACCTACCTCAGCCCGCAGTCGTTTGCCGACTTGTTCGAGGCGGTCAGCCAGTTGCCTCCGCACTCTGCGATTGTTTTTCTCAGCTATTTTGTGGATGGCCATGGTGTGTATATGCCGAGCCGTGAGCTGATGCAGACCCTGACCCGCAGCGCAAATGCACCTGTGTATGTCTCCTACCGCTTTCTGCTTGAAGGCGGGGCACTGGGAGGCGTGGTCAGCCGGGGCTACGATCAGGGCATGATACTGGGACAGTTGTTAAAGCAGGTGCTGCACGATCCCAATACCGAATACCCGCTGTTTCTGAACAGCCCCCGTCAGGTCATGTTTAATTACCCGGCCTTGCAGCGCTGGAAAATCCCGGTGGATCAGGAGCAGGTACTCTTGGTGAACCGGCCCCTGAGCTGGTTCGACAAGTATGCCGGTCAGGTCCGGTTGTTCAGTCTGGTGCTGGCCGTGATGCTCTCAGTGATCCTGCTGCTGATTGTGATTATCCGGCGCCTGCGTCGCAGTGAAAGAAAACTGACGCTGAGCCGAACCCTGTTCGAAGGGGTGTTTGACCAGAGTTTCCAGTTTATTGCCATCTTGCACCCGAGCGGTCAGTTACAATCGGCGAATCTGGCGCTGCAGGATTTGCTGGGCCGTTCGGTGATCAAGTATGACCGTCCGTTCTGGGACTGGGGCTGTTGGGAGCGCGCCAGTACCGAGCAGTTAAAACAGTCCTTTGTTTCGGCGACGCGCAGCCAGCTGGTGAGGTTTGAAACCGGCATCAACAGCAGTGAAGACGGCACGCGAATCCTGGATATTTCCATCAAACCCTTGCCCCAGACGGAAGGCGTTGAAGGTCAGTTACTGCTTGAAGCCCGGGATGTGACTTCCCGTCATCATATGGAAGAAAAATTGCGGGAGCGGGAAATCAGCTACCGCCTACTTTACGAGCAGCAACCTGTGATTTTGCTGGCGATTAACCAGCATGGCCGCATCCAGTCGGTGAATCAGTTTGCCACCGAATTACTGGGCTACAGCAAGCGGGAAATGCTGGGCCACAAAGTGACCGATTTCTACCTGGATGCGGAAGACATTCCCCAGCATTTCATCTCGGCCCATCAGGGTAAAGATGAGCAGAACGTTTGGCGGCGCCAATTGCGTTATACCAGTGCCAGCGGCAAAGCGGTCTGGATCCGGGAAACCATCCGCTCTTCTTTATCTCAGCATCAGCTGTTGCTGGTCGGCGAAGATATTACCAGCACCCGCGAGCTGGAAGCCAAACTGGAATACCAGGCCAATCATGACTATCTGACCAGTTTGTTCAACCGCAGTTATTTTGAGCGTCAGCTCGATGTGTCGTTGTCGGAAGCCAGAGACAAAGGCGCCCGTCATGCCATGCTCTATTTGGATCTCGACCAGTTTAAAGTCATCAATGATACGGCAGGTCATGAAGCCGGTGATGAGGCGCTCAAGCAAGTGGCCTGGCTGTTGCGGGGGATCATGCCGCATAAGGCCACGCTGGCCCGTCTGGGTGGCGATGAGTTTGCCATTATCCTCAGCCACTGCGAGGTCGAAGGGGCGCTGCGTTTGGGCGCTGAAATTCTGCATTTGCTGGAAGAGAGTGAATTCTACTGGCAGAACACCCGCTTCAGTCTGAGTGCCTCGATCGGGATCCGCTTGATTGACCATACCGCCGGCTCGCCTCAGCAGGTCCACGCCCAGGCCGATACCGCATGTTATGCCGCCAAAGATGAAGGCCGCAACCGCCTGCATTTGTACCGTCCGGATGATGAAGAATTGCAACGGCGCGAGCGGGAAATGGCCTATGTGAATCATATCCGGCGCGCGCTGGATGAGCAGCGGTTTGAACTCTATGCCCAGGCCATTGCACCGCTGGCAACGCCGTCCGCCGGCCATCACTATGAGATTCTGATCCGGATGCGCAGCAGCGACGGGGCTATGATCCCGCCCGGATTATTTATGCCGGCTGCCGAACGCTACAACCTGGCGCACCTGATTGACCGGTATGTAGTTAACGCCGTGCTGCTTTGGCTCGAAGCCCACCCGGAAGCGGTTACGCCGCTCAAGCTGTGTTCTGTGAATCTGTCCGGACAGTCAATGGGCAACCCTGACTTTGTTGATTTTCTGCTGTCGCGCATTGGGCAATCCAGTGTACCGGCCAGTAAGCTGTGTCTGGAAATTACCGAAACCGCCGCAATCGGCAATATGAGTGAAGCCATAGAGCTGTTTACCCAGCTGAAGTCGCTGGGGTGTCTGATTTCGTTGGACGACTTTGGTGCTGGGTTATCATCGTTTGGTTACCTGAAACGCCTGCCGGTTGATCTGATCAAAATTGACGGTATGTTCGTGCGGGACATTGCCGATGATGAAGTGGATTTTGCGATGGTCAAAGCCATTAACGAACTGGCGAAGAAAATGGGTAAGCAGACCGTGGCTGAGTTTGTCGAAAACGACGCCATTTTACGACGCCTGGAGCAACTGGGTGTCGACTATGCACAGGGCTACCAGTTTGGTAAACCGATGCCGCTGGCCAGACTGGTCGAGCGTTTAAACCAGGCGCCTGTCACAGCGACTGTTTTGTAA
- a CDS encoding class I SAM-dependent methyltransferase, with translation MQIALLCDQPERHAELTELAARWGLAHHAQAQFALSLTAERLELLKQDEPKLGAVFVDLAGGAAAHRRKFGGGRGQAIAKAVGLKSGVTPTVLDATAGLGRDAFVLASLGCRVQMVERHPVVAALLEDGLRRAGADAEIGGWVRERMSLLHATSQDALTELAADPDVRPDVVYLDPMFPHKKKSALVKKEMRVFQSLVGADMDADLLLAPALALAGKRVVVKRPDYAPWLDGQSPSTVIHTKKNRFDVYVKAAMK, from the coding sequence GTGCAAATCGCTTTACTTTGTGATCAACCTGAACGTCACGCCGAGCTGACTGAACTGGCTGCCCGCTGGGGGCTGGCGCATCACGCTCAGGCGCAGTTTGCGCTGTCTTTGACGGCAGAGCGTCTGGAACTGCTCAAGCAGGATGAACCCAAGCTGGGAGCGGTTTTTGTCGATCTGGCCGGCGGCGCTGCCGCGCACAGACGCAAGTTTGGCGGCGGGCGTGGCCAGGCGATCGCCAAAGCCGTGGGTCTAAAAAGCGGGGTGACACCGACTGTGCTGGATGCCACGGCGGGGCTGGGGCGCGATGCCTTTGTGCTGGCTTCCCTGGGATGTCGGGTACAGATGGTTGAGCGTCACCCTGTGGTGGCTGCTTTACTGGAAGACGGGTTGCGCCGTGCTGGTGCCGATGCAGAAATCGGTGGCTGGGTGCGTGAACGGATGAGTCTGTTGCATGCCACCAGCCAGGACGCACTCACGGAGCTGGCGGCAGACCCTGATGTGCGACCGGATGTGGTGTATCTGGATCCGATGTTTCCCCATAAAAAGAAGTCAGCCCTGGTGAAAAAAGAAATGCGTGTGTTCCAGAGCCTGGTCGGTGCCGATATGGATGCTGATCTGCTGTTGGCCCCTGCGCTGGCGCTGGCCGGTAAACGTGTGGTGGTCAAGCGTCCTGACTATGCGCCCTGGCTTGACGGTCAGTCGCCGTCAACCGTGATCCATACCAAGAAGAACCGTTTTGATGTCTATGTCAAAGCGGCAATGAAATAG
- the ubiB gene encoding ubiquinone biosynthesis regulatory protein kinase UbiB, giving the protein MSRFSEIKRLYQITAVQLRYGLDDLLPDDPRTRLPKLMRKSLFWIRNQHPDKPLGERLRLALQSLGPVWVKFGQMMSTRRDLFPPHIADQLALLQDRVAPFDGALARKQIEKSLGGPLDTWFADFDQTPLASASIAQVHTATLKENGREVVIKVIRPDILPVIQADIKLMYRMARLLSRFMPEARRLRPVEVIREYEKTLLDELDLMREAANAIQLRRNFDGSDSLYVPEVFTDYSRSNLLVMERIYGIQVSDVEALKANGTDMKLLSEKAVNVFFTQVFRDSFFHADMHPGNIFVSHKNPVDPQWIALDFGIVGTLNREDKRYLAENLLAFFNRDYRKVAELHVDSGWVPPDTNVDEFEFAIRTVCEPIFEKPLADISFGHVLLNLFNTARRFNMEVQPQLVLLQKTLLYVEGLGRQLYPQLDLWDTAKPFLEDWMSRQVGPQAIIGAVRDKAPFWAEKLPELPELLYDSLRQGKVMNQRIDKLYDNFMTSRRQQAQARFCFGVGATLIICSAILFGNQVDVYPVVSVTAGAMFWLFGWRAYTK; this is encoded by the coding sequence ATGAGCCGTTTTTCCGAAATTAAGCGCCTATACCAGATCACTGCCGTCCAGCTGCGCTATGGGCTGGACGATTTATTGCCGGACGATCCACGAACCCGGCTGCCGAAATTGATGCGCAAGAGTCTGTTCTGGATCCGCAACCAGCATCCGGACAAACCTTTGGGTGAGCGTCTGCGGTTGGCGCTGCAGAGCCTTGGGCCGGTGTGGGTGAAGTTCGGCCAGATGATGTCGACCCGACGAGACCTGTTTCCGCCACACATTGCTGATCAGCTGGCATTGCTGCAGGACAGAGTGGCTCCTTTTGACGGTGCTCTGGCCCGGAAGCAGATTGAAAAATCGTTAGGCGGGCCGCTGGATACCTGGTTTGCCGATTTCGACCAGACGCCGCTGGCCTCGGCATCTATTGCGCAGGTCCATACTGCTACACTGAAAGAGAACGGCCGTGAAGTGGTGATTAAGGTGATCCGTCCGGATATCCTGCCTGTGATTCAGGCCGACATCAAACTCATGTACCGTATGGCCCGTTTGCTGTCCCGCTTTATGCCAGAGGCGCGCCGCCTGCGACCGGTTGAAGTGATCCGGGAATATGAAAAAACCTTGCTCGATGAGCTGGATCTGATGCGCGAAGCGGCCAATGCCATTCAGCTCAGACGCAATTTCGACGGCAGCGATTCACTCTATGTTCCTGAAGTTTTTACCGATTATTCGCGCAGTAATCTTCTTGTCATGGAACGCATCTATGGTATCCAGGTTTCTGATGTCGAGGCGCTGAAAGCCAACGGCACAGACATGAAGCTGCTGTCGGAAAAAGCCGTGAATGTATTCTTCACTCAGGTCTTTCGTGACAGCTTCTTTCATGCGGATATGCATCCGGGCAACATTTTTGTATCGCACAAGAACCCGGTTGATCCGCAGTGGATTGCGCTGGACTTTGGGATTGTCGGGACCCTGAACCGCGAAGATAAGCGCTATCTGGCTGAAAACCTGCTGGCGTTTTTTAACCGGGATTACCGCAAAGTGGCTGAGCTGCATGTGGACTCCGGCTGGGTGCCGCCCGATACCAATGTCGACGAATTTGAATTTGCGATTCGTACCGTGTGCGAGCCGATATTCGAGAAACCGCTGGCAGACATCTCCTTTGGCCACGTGCTGCTGAATCTGTTCAATACAGCACGGCGCTTCAATATGGAAGTTCAGCCTCAGCTGGTACTGCTGCAGAAAACCCTGCTGTATGTTGAAGGGTTAGGCAGGCAGTTGTACCCGCAGTTGGATCTCTGGGATACCGCCAAACCGTTTCTGGAAGACTGGATGTCGCGCCAGGTCGGGCCGCAGGCGATCATTGGCGCAGTGCGGGACAAGGCGCCTTTCTGGGCCGAGAAATTACCCGAATTACCGGAACTTCTTTATGACAGTTTGCGCCAGGGCAAGGTGATGAATCAGCGGATTGATAAACTGTACGACAATTTCATGACCAGCCGTCGTCAGCAAGCTCAGGCCCGGTTCTGTTTTGGGGTTGGGGCGACACTGATCATATGCTCTGCCATACTTTTTGGTAATCAGGTGGATGTTTATCCGGTCGTATCAGTCACAGCTGGCGCAATGTTCTGGTTGTTTGGCTGGCGGGCCTACACGAAATAA
- the tatB gene encoding Sec-independent protein translocase protein TatB — translation MFDIGFWELILIAIVGLVVLGPERLPVAIRSVSRWINAARNMASAVKTELSQELKIHELQQDLKKAEQAGMKDLSPELQKSVDELKEAAASVQRPYAKAEPERASERVTAEDPQPPAPHQDSSVPPHSPSSQKQD, via the coding sequence GTGTTTGATATCGGGTTCTGGGAGCTGATCTTAATTGCCATCGTCGGTCTGGTCGTGCTTGGACCGGAGCGGCTGCCTGTCGCAATCCGTTCAGTGTCTCGGTGGATCAATGCCGCCAGAAATATGGCCAGTGCGGTGAAGACTGAGCTGTCTCAGGAACTGAAAATTCACGAGCTGCAGCAGGACTTGAAAAAGGCCGAGCAGGCGGGCATGAAAGATTTGTCACCTGAGCTGCAAAAGTCCGTTGACGAACTGAAAGAGGCTGCGGCATCGGTACAGCGCCCTTATGCGAAGGCGGAACCTGAGCGTGCTTCTGAGCGTGTGACGGCAGAGGATCCTCAGCCGCCAGCACCGCATCAGGATAGCTCAGTGCCGCCGCACTCCCCTTCATCGCAAAAACAGGATTAA